One window from the genome of Antechinus flavipes isolate AdamAnt ecotype Samford, QLD, Australia chromosome X, AdamAnt_v2, whole genome shotgun sequence encodes:
- the LOC127542744 gene encoding kelch-like protein 15 encodes MEGDVQQFTSSVHDASVLAGLKALYEGGLLLDVTLVIDDQQFRAHKALLATQSDYFKKMFTAESGEGAQDNIPLQGLTATAFSHILKFMYYGSIELSMNTVYEILQAAINTKLKEVVNFCCSFLLSRISLENSGEILKFLDDFGITMEGAREKLFS; translated from the coding sequence ATGGAAGGGGACGTgcaacaatttacttcctccgtCCACGACGCCAGTGTCCTTGCTGGGCTCAAAGCACTGTATGAGGGGGGATTGCTTCTTGATGTCACCCTAGTTATTGACGACCAGCAGTTCCGGGCCCATAAAGCACTCCTTGCCACCCAGAGTGACTACTTCAAGAAAATGTTCACAGCCGAGAGCGGGGAGGGAGCTCAGGACAACATTCCTTTGCAGGGTCTGACGGCTACAGCCTTCAGCCATATCCTAAAATTCATGTATTATGGATCCATAGAACTGAGTATGAATACAGTTTATGAAATCCTGCAGGCTGCCATCAATACTAAACTTAAAGAAGTGGTGAATTTCTGCTGCTCTTTTCTCCTATCCAGAATCTCCTTAGAAAATTctggagaaattttgaaattcttagATGATTTTGGTATAACCATGGAGGGAGCCAGAGAGAAGTTGTTTTCATGA